The genomic window TTTTAGTTCCTTTCTTCTATAAAGGAACGTTTTCATTAAAATCATAGAAATAGGTTTAGGACTTTTGGAGTACACAGTAGTAAGCACTAGAAGGAAAGAGAAAGCTCTTTGGAATTGGGATAATGAACACTATCTGTAAAAAAACTATAAAGGAACTGGATTCTAGCAACCCAAAACTTCTTAAAAAACAAGCAGCAATTTTTCAAGGTGTCACTTTCCAAGCATATAATGTAGGTCATTAACACGTGCATGTAGCTAGATAAAGTGAAAGCTCAAAAcagacatataaataaataacactGTAATTCATTAATGAACTGTAGATTAGAAAATTTTGGATAGGAAAACCTTTGTAATTGTTGGGGAATTCCTTCTAGAAGGATGAACAAAACGCCGATTTATGGTTTCAGAAGTTTCCAGTGTCACTGAAACCTAAAAATAGCAGTTCTTCTAGTTAACCTCAAGATGCATCATTCAATAGTTCATAGTTTCTTCAGTTATCTAGTAGTTTCTCAATTTGATCATTACCTCAAGGCATCTTCTAGCTCCTTCTTCATGAAAGAAAGTAAGAGTACCACCTATCTGTTAATCGAATAGGTAAAAGGAATACAATAAGAGAAGAAACAACAAACATGATTTAAGCAAGGAGACAGAAGCTACCAGTTTAACTGATTTTACCATATCACTAAAGTAATATGTGGACTCAGAATTTTTGGGGGAAAATCTTAGCAAAACATGTTCATCCATCCTGATATTATAAGACCTTCCTCGAATAAAGCCCTCTGCTGCAGAAAATGCTAAAAATTAAGTTTACCAAGATTCACATATTAAACAGATGAAGACAAGATTTATGATGCATGAGaaacaaacaaaacataaaaaatgtcAGAAAGTCTGATACTTTACAGGCTACAGATTCAGTAGGTGCAGAAGATACTCCTGTTACATCCGGATATAGAGTTCTTGCAGGAGCCTGCTGCTGACTTTGAGATAAAACAGCCAATGATTTGTCTGTTGGAAAATATTTCGGAGGGCATGATAAGGATCAGAAAGAAAACCTATTATCTCGAATCAAACCAATGGTATTGCCTCAGCATGTGTGCTGAAAATCTTACAAGTAATCACAACAATTGAACCGAACACATAAGTATGTCTATATGATGACAGGAAGAAAAGACAAGTTTAGTGTAAAGTGCAAATAGTGTCTGTACATAAACAAGTATAACTTCTTGCAAATTGCATAATCAAGTATAATTTAATTACCAGTGTTAGAATCATGCATGACCTCAGCCACTGATAATCGATGAAGTCCGACATTTGAAGGCAAACTCGAATAGTCAATATCATGATATGGACCATCTCTATTTGAAGACCTGGCTGTTGTTGATTCAAAGGATAAGGAACTTCTAAAGcttttaaacaaattttccttcaaAGGGTTATATGATGAAACAGATGATATTTCATCTCTTGAGCTCTCATACCCTTCCTCGACACCATCATTCGTGTCACTCACCCTAGCCTGTAACTAATATCAATTTACTGAGAAATCATTCAACTCAAACAATAAGCCAAAAGCATTATCAACATTAATAACAGCCTTACCCATTCCGAGTCTCCATCTATCTCTTTCCAATACATATCTGTTTGGATGGTAGTGGAAGGAACAATATCTAAAACATCAAAAGGAAACATAGTTATCAAACTTAAGTTATTGTCAAATCAGATTGAACTTATTGAATTTCTTTATATGACAAGCAATGACTAATGTTTACAATACTAGAGTTAGCTCTatgagagagaaaagagaaaacgTCACTGGAAACAAAATCTAGCAATGATTGGAACATATCTACCTTTGCTTAAGATTTAAATTCTTACATCCTTCCTGCTTTATTGTTGAGTAATTACATTTGCATCCTAAAACTTCATTAAAATTCTTGACTAGAAGCACATACTCATCACGTCAAAACTGAAAATTACtgcttatcaataatttcaccaaatttaataaattaaaatagaggaAGAGAGATCGTAAAGTTGAAACTTGAAATGTTAACAACTTACCATCACTTTGGCCATCTTCCATTACCAAACCATTTCCCTTCTCAGTTACCCATACTTGAAAAGGAACACGAGCCTCCTGTTGGAAGGCAAAGTTCATAAAAATCAATGATATATCATAACTCTTCCACATAATACATAGTTCAAAGAATCAGACTAGGATGATGACTAGTCCTCACCAAGATACAGTTGCGCACGAGGACAAATGCAAAAAAAGAAACACATGCATGGATATGCCAAAATTCCCCAATGTGTTTAACTATAAATTTACGTACTCTAgctttcaaaaaacaaaaatttatgtaCTAAAAAAGGAGCCAATAAGAGAGGACAAAGTGAATTATCGCCAATATTAAATACAATTGCACAAATGAAGTAAACAAAATGGTTAACGGGCACTCAAATGCAAATGACAAAATCTTTGACATTTAAGGATTTTCAAAACTTCAGCCTTATATTCATAAACAGAAACCTTGCACCAGtatcaaaatacaaatttatgaAAGTGAAAAATAGCTATAAACTTCCATTGCTCCTCACATATGAAACAACAAATAAACTTATGATTATCAGACTCTTTTGTTCTTTTGACTTTTCCCTATTACAGCGGGGCAAGTCTTTAGCAGACTGTCTGAACCCTAGGTCAGAAGTAGCTTTGTTACCAGAAAGTTCAACAAGATTCCTATTTCAAGAGCACTATCATCAAGTCAAGCATGTCTAATTGTAAAAGATAACAGAAGAAAATTTTGGGATCGatcaaaaaaattatgaatataagTAAAACCAACCACTTTGGTAAGATCTTTTACGGACTCCTTGCTGGAGTGACCATTTTCCATTAGCAGCCATGGAACAGACATGGTActctttatataatataaataacgAATGGTAGTACCCTTGTAAGATGGTGGTATAACGCTAGGAAGCATAGCTCGTACCACATCTACAAATAAGAGTAAAAAGTAAGATACAAAAAGAAAACCTgttgaatgaaaaatataatgaaataataacaAGGTAAATAATTGTGACAAATAACCATAGCAAGAAGTAACAAGATACTGTATactaaaaaccattaaaaattcatttaaaaaaactGCATGACTAGGTGCCTATAGTAATTCAACTAGAAATGGAGACATTTACAAATAATGCAATATAGCTTTCATCTTTGAAATCACCTTTTTGCATATTTAGCCCTTTTTGCAGATAAGAGACTCAACATTTGTTCTTTCTTCCTTCTATTGTTTTTCTTATGACAAAATCCATCTTTCTAGCTAcaatttttctttctaaaaagTAAATGAACTGAATGAATTATAATTCTATACTAATTTTTAAGCAACTTAGTATCATGCAGTTTTCATCAAGAAAAGAACTAGGAGTTTGACAAAAACAGGATTGCATTTGCTCATCACTACAACGTCAGTATATTCATTTTGCTTGAGAAAGAAATACTCACCAATAGCATTGATTACATTTTATGATGGATAAATAGatttcgaaagaaaaaaaaagaacaagtttTACACACTTGCACTTATATATATGTACCATAAAACATTAACAGTATATAGACTAACAATTTTTTGAAGAGCCAGAATTCACAATCTGATTTGAAACCATTGATGGTGTTGAAGAATCCAAAAAAACATGTTCACCTGAAAAAAAAAGGATTGAGAacaataatataaacataaaatgcacaaataataataataataataattataataataataaaaggaaagaaagaaagaaagagtacatgatctttttctttccttttggtATCAGTTTCAGTTCTATTCATCTCCCAAGGTTAAAAACAAGGCCGATTGCTAATGCAATTTATCTAAATTTGAAATGACGTTGAAGACTAATGgccaaaaattaaaagattactTGATACTAAAATGTGAGAAGAAACTGAAAATGTTGGCAAATAGCAGTTTAGACACACTCCTTTACATTGATCTGACTTCATTCTCCTAGAGAAAAAAGTATAAAGCAAAAGAATTTCGAATTCAATCTATTAATATAAACTCTAAATAAGTGAGCAATGAATACAATTTTAATCCAACCTCTCCCATGTTTCATTCCGGTCAATGGTTTTTGGATGGCAAACCATTGGGTATCCAATTTCTCAATCCCTTTAATTTCGAAGCCAAGCCTTTCAACCCAAAGTGAAGGCACAGTACTACTAGTCTTGTCACCAATTAGGGGATTGCAGATCTCAATTGTGACATAGATAGAATCTCCAGGTCTATAAACATCTCGATCAGTTTGCAGTTTTAGTTTTGGGTTCAATTGACTTATATCTCCATCCTCGGTACCAACCTTACTATATCCCCCATCTCCAAAGAAAGAAAACCTATATGGCAACATTGCCTCTAAACAAATTTCATGAAATTCATCAACAATGAAATCAACCTGCAAAATGTATAGCAAATGTAAAATTAAAGATTGCTTTATGGAGCACATGAACTGCATTCCAAATAGAAGGAATAATTGGAGACCTAAAATAAGCTACTTGTTTGGTTGTCGTACAAATTTTAAGAAAGACAAATGGGTTGGCTTTCCAATCCATTTTTCCTTAGGAACCAAATGGAAATCAAGATGCTCCTTCAGAGTTAAATGAtccaaaatattaaaagaaaaataggatTGATACACATAAAGATTcgataataaattaagtttatgTCACCTTAAAACTGAGATCACGAGGAAAGGAAATTGAATGTGTTTAAATAACAAGGGTCAAAATGCATGTGAAACAattaaaaggaaaggaaaggaaaggaaatggcAATATGGAGGAACTCCAGGTTTAAGCTCCAATCGCCCAGATTTGAAATCCTGGTTTGGTtagttaaacttttttttttccttttaaatctGCTTGACTGACCTGACTACTTAACAGACGCCACAGCCCCGCGCGCAGAACTCACGGTATAACGCGCAATGATGAGATGGGTAGGCCGGGTTGACTTTACCATATCTCGTTACCCAAATTCTTTAAGTGCAACTAAAAGTGTTCATAGGTCGAGTTAAGCTATCTAGATCAATTTTTTAAGTTTAGAATCGGCCTGGCCATAAAAATGACCttatttttttttgctcaagCTTGGTTCAATTTAAGAAAGATAAGTCCAGGCTTGACTCGGCTAgtccatattttattattttagattaatttttatttaaaattaagaaatttaaaaaataacaaaccaAATGCATTAAAATctctaaaataaaagttttctaacacgttaaaaaatatttatattaaaaaaataatcataaatataataaatgttttattatattaaaaaataaaataaaataaaataaatattttattgtattaaatataatatttaaaattttatattttgggttggatTATTTGAGTTAATTAAGCAAATATGACGATTTTGAAACGTATTAAGAGTTTTAGATGTGTTTCCTAAAATTTAGGAAAACAGACTGCTTTTGTAGAGAGAATAAAAACACACTTCCAACTAGAAGCGTTTTCGTCCAACAGTAAGTCAACAATCATTTTCCCAACAGTTAAAAAATCCAACTATTAAAAGAATATGAACATTGTTCTGGGCAACAGATTAATTTTGCGAAATCCCTAATCCGTGTTAGTGTTTATGTGCACCCTGAGTTGCGAGCTGCTATGGAAGACACTTTGGGCGTGCGCGGTACTGCAAACCCTGGGAAATATCTGGGACTTCCGGTGATTGTTGGAAGAAACAAAAAGCAGGCTTTTCGATCTATTAAGGACTGGGTTTTAGATCGTATTGGGAGTTGGCTTAATAGGTGTCTTTCGCAGGGTGGTAAGGCTATCTTTATTAAATCTATCCTACAAGCTATCCCAATTTACCCTAtgtcttgtttttttttatttcagacTTCTTTTTGTAAAGAGCTTGAGGCCTTGCTTTGTCGCTATTGGTGGGGTGAGGCTAACTTACGGAAGGGATTCATTGGTGTTCCTTAGAGGGTTCGTGCGATCTTAAGGAAGTTGGTGGATTGGGATTTCGAAGTTTGTCAAAACTTAATATTGCTTTGCTTGCTAAAAAAGGTTGGCGTTTGATGAATAGCTCAGATTCTTTAGTTACTCGCGTGCTTAAAGCTAAATACTACTTAACTACTAATTTTATGGGGTCAGAGTTAGGGAATCAACCTTCCTTCATGTGGCACATTATTTGGGCAGCTAAGGGACTACTGCAAATGGGCTGTGGATGGCAAGTGGGGAATGGCTCTTCCGTTTCCATTTGGGATAATGCATGGCTCCCCGGTGAGAAACCCTACAAAATTCAATCTATGAGGATTAATGGATTTGAGAAGGTTGCTGATTTAATTGATGTTAACAGTGGCAGTTGGAATCAGGAATTGCTAAGAGGGTTATTCTTTGACTAGGATGTGCGGAATGTGTTGTCTATTCCTTTGGCCTTTCACTCATTGGAAGATTAGTGGAGATGGTGCCTTGTAGATGATGGAAATTACACAGTTTGGAATGGGTATCAACTTCTACTCCGAGGCTTCCCCAACTCGGATGATGACAGGTACAATCATATGGGGCAAACTATTAGGCGATGTTACAGACAACTTTGGGCTGCGGGTTttttacatacataaataatacaaaaaaattaaaataatactaaaacaataCAACCATTTTATTATGTACCAAAATAgtacaaacaataaaaaaaagctGACGGAAGTGACAGGACCCTAGTCAAGGGTCTGCCataggcggcaccaaaggtgccagtGGCAGAGGCGACACCAAAGGTGCCTCTACCACAGGCGACACCTGTGCCATGTTTTCTCGCCTTTTGGGGACCTTATAATGGTCCCCAATTTCACTTTCACTTTAGCTGCAcaaaggagaagaaagaaaaggaaatgagaagaagaaaaaggatgaAGAGGAGAAGGAGAGGGCGGtgccaaaaaaagaaaagaaaaagagagaaagagaatagagaatagagaaaggagaaagaaagagaagaaaaaaaatagaaaaataaggtatttttaaaaaataataatggattatcttattattatgtttttttgtatattttttattattttttgttgttagtttagttattattgttagttattaggattaataaaaattctaattatgattttagttagtattattattgttagtttttagggtttagttattaataattattgttacttagtattattgttagtaaaaaactaatattattattctggttagttattaggattagtAAAAACCCTAATTATAATTTTAGTTAGTATGATTGTTAGTTTTTACACTAtattattgttagttattatttttagtaaaaccctaattattattgttagttagtattatttttagtaaaaaactattattattattttgttagttattaggattagtggttaaatgttgttcatgtacAAAATGATAACTGAAATAGTATgagcttatgaatgaaaaaaagtgcatattgaaacattaatttttttttatttaagtaatttatttactgttcgaaatttttttttgaaattttgtttattttttaacagattgaatattgaagatggatgatAAGTTTTTCATATGCGTTTATTTTGATGGAATTATCTTGACAACAACtattggatgtatatttgaatgtcggcaacaaatagaaatgagatttaatagaaatgtctcgttggatggaatgaaaaaaaaatttctataagtttccagtttcgacaaattcgatcaaattcaccaaaatggaacttgtagacgacaaagacgtggagacaatgatcGCTCTTTACTGTGGGAATGAGAGTAACAAAAATGCAccaattcacttatttgctgagttagccaatatggagcaaaatgaagatgCCAATGCATATGGTGAAGAACATGGAGCTCAAGAACCGTGCATGGTAACTCcaatatcgtacgttgatagtgaatcgactataGGTGGGATTAGTATCAATCTCAATATTACATAcgatattgatgtggttggtgatgatggatacgATGGTAGCGACCATTGTGATCAAGAGGTCGATAGTAACAATGATCTCGATGTTGACGATATACCtaatgatattgacgatgaagatgtgAATAACGATAGAAACATTAACGCGTCTTCGGTCGGGAACCAGATGCGACGTATTATGATACACAATAATCTTGGGCCACACATATTGGTTATAGACCCCGACGCAGTGCATGTAGCTGAGTTcccggagtaccctgaaatacttcCTGCTCACCGGCTGGCCATAAATTCTGATTATGAGGAGTTATTCGTAggccagagattcgaaagtaaaGAAGAGTGTGTATTTGCTATTAAACGGTATAGCATGAACATAACAGTAGATTATAAAGTCATAGTGTCTAAACCGACAGTATATATTAGGGAGTGTTGGAAGGCAGCgaaaggctgcaattggcgggtaTGAGCTGCATTCATTCAAAATTCGCAGATGTgagagatacgaaaatttgttgggcctcatacatgcacatcaacacgtatgacagaagatcatcaaaaacttgattccaaaactatctgtacgtgtatcatgccaatggtgaaggacatgtcgaccattaaagtttcggtactgattgccgaaatgcaagcacgattctagtatcgagtatcatatcgaAAGGCGTGGATAGCTAAATAGATGGCAGTGGAGTAATTGTATAGGGATTATGATTCGTCGTATAGCGAGTTACAAGGATGGATAGCTACTATGCGGGAGTACGTACCGGGGACTGTGATTGAGTTACAAACAAGACCTTATTACGGCCCGGACAAACAATTACAGCcgggaaaaagaattttccatcgaatgttctggacgtttgatccatATGTGCGGGCATTTCCCTACTGTAAGCTGTTTGTGCAGGTGGATGgacctggctatatggaaaatatacacagatcatacTTCTTGCTGTTGCTCAAGGCAGCAATAGaaacgtgctcccgatagcattttCCATATTAGATAAGGAGAACTTAAAatcttgggaattcttccttaccaacctgcggaggtatgttattagcaacgataatatttgtATCATCTTCGATAGAGGGAAAAGTTTAATTGCAACAATTAGGTGTTCCGGTGTGCCATGGAGATCCGTTTAATGCATCCGTTAAATTGCAACTAACTTCTATCGaaattataagaatgcagactggaagagacaaaTAGTGGCAATAggtaaatgataaccttatcttttcaatataagttgtaatgttttatgttatcGAGCTACTGGAACTTATCTCTTCTTAATACGTATACAGCGTACGAGTTAGAGCCACATATTTTCCGCCAAAGAATGattcgacttgagagtgacatgaaGGGTCAAACGAACATATCTTTTTTATAGTGGTTGGGTACAATGGAGCCATGGCAATGGGCTTAAAGTTTTGACGAAGGCTTTCattatggtcaaatgaccacaaacttagtggAAGGGGTCAACGTTGTGTTGTTGAAAACACGACATCTTTTGATTGCATCTGTCTTCTCGgctacattctacaggttggctactTTGATGCCAAGAATGAGTCAGCAACAGGTCAACCAGATGGAGGCGGGACACGTGTCTGTCGAAGATATCAGGGATGCAATGGTTGTAAACCGTTGGATGACGAGGTCGATAAATGTAGAAATATGTTCACGACACCTGAAAACGTTTCGAGTTACAAAGACCGTCGGTCGTCGACCcagtataccacctaggtcctatggagttgatctccGGAACAGACGGTGCAAATGTAGGAGGTTCAAAACACTTTATTATCCATGTGCACACGCCGTGGCAGCGTGTACTAAAGTGAACCTTAATGTTGAACAATTGAAAATCCATTcaatatttaaaagaatattaagaagttaaaattttattctatattattatttatatggtttccaaattaagttataaaaaatataattgatttgaaataattaaaattatatccaAAATGGAGCCATTTAACCTTAAATTGATGGTTCAATGGGGTGGTCCTAGGGGTATACCTTTGCGGAGGTCAACGTTCACGTTGTGGGTGATCGCGACGACCAACATCCTCTTTAGGCGCAGGTGAGGGTGTGATAAACATGGAAGAAAAATCATGTGGCTCGAATGGCATCGATGAACTTGAACCGGAATGAGTGCCATGATGCTGTGGATACGACCTAGGGGGACTGATGTACTGCAGTGGATATGGGCCGGGAGTGTTGCACTGCAGTGGGTACGATCCAAAGATATCAAACCCGTAATGGTATCTACCCCCTGACAAGCGCGGGAAATAGTCATTGTCCGCCAAATCTGGATGATAAGACTGTGAATCCGAATGTAAATGTGATTGCTTGGGATCTGGCTCGAGCTCCGACTCGGGCTCCGGTACGGGATTAGGCTGGAGACTAAGATCTGTCACTGGCTCCGCCTCTATATCAACCACTGGCTCGTTTGCCCTAGGTCGCTGCATGTGCGGGGGGACTACAGTGGACTGCCCTCCAAGTAAATATGGCTTTGCCAAACTAgagtaccattgtatgtactctaCTGATGGTTGCAAATAGGAAGCCATAACCATTTGAGGTATTCGAGCCATCCGATTATTCCACAGCGCAACAAATCTCTGGTGCTTAACCCCCCAATTCAACTACGGTTTCCCTCTCTTGTTGATGCCGTGAACCACTCCCACCTCACATGGCGGATCGGGGATTTATTGGACGCAACCAAACTGTCATAGCACTCGATCCCCATGGTACCACTCGACtacattgaaatttataattggtgcGTTAGTACACCACATATGAGAATGGACGTGGGCAGACGAGGGTATAATAGCTGCAATTTCCGGTCTACGATAtggcatccatataaactgcatgattaataacatggttataaTTTAACATGGTGTGAGTAAGATatagaaaataacatgtcatgaatattagaatagcttaccccttcccCGGCATGCTATTCGATCATCAAACGGTATATCGGGACAATGTACGACCTCCCGATACCCGGATAAATACTACATCTACGAAAACAAATTTCAAGTCAATATAGTATTGCTGCAATAGTATCATAAAGAAATTGTCAATTAATGACAAGttatattttatcacctgttAACTAGGAGATATACATATGGTTAGTGACTAATTGATGCCAAGAATAGCATTCGATAAAGTGCCCAGGACTGCAACAATGTAAGGCATCCGCCCATGTCTACCACAGCAGGCTTTGTCGTCCGACAAAGCTCCCGATACAACACTGTCAGAACTGCGAAGCCCCAGCTATACGAGCGAACATTACTCAAATCAGCTAATAGAGGTAAGTGCATGATATGAACCTTGTTATTGTTTGAATCAGGCATCAGTACTCCCCTGATAATATGTATGATGTACGCTCGAGCAGCGCACATCAACTCTCCTTCAGTGGCATTAGCTGATAAGTGTCCAAAATTTCCTTTCAGCCATGTAAATTTCAAGCCCGAAAAATTTGACTCATCATCGTCGGGCGAGTCTCCTAGTAAGCTATAACATAGTACAGTCGGCTCAGCAAAAGTAATTATTCCTGTTATGGGACTCTCGTCGATTGGGAGCCCAAGCTGCAGTGCAACATCCTCTAAAGTCACTGTACACTCCCCACATGAAAAATGAAAAGTGTAGGTCTCTGGGGGCGACCGCTCCACTAGTGCAGATATTAAATCGTATCGCAAGTCGAACGTCCAGATCAATGCTGCTGACCAAAATCCAGCTTGCTCCAAGTAGGGCATCAATCGTTCATCCGGGAGATATCCTATACCATTTACCCGGCCCCTTAATACGCGGTACGAGCCctgatagtgttaaattacagaaaattaatattaagataacaagatttatttatatatattacgtatatcCTTTTCTAATAGAAcccgtgattaacaaataataatatattaccatattattaGCTGCATCAGATATGTGAGGATCGTCGTTAATCAATCGagccattgcgatgcctgcaatttcaaaacaaatttctgattttaatttcaatatatttttttattttcggatttatcttatttttgaattttattgctttcaaaaaatatattatttttgtattttattattttatattattttagtacataaagtttgaaatgtattaatttagtgtatttttttatataaatttagtaaaaaacccttattttgaccatttgttcgtatttttcttattttcagattttactactttcaaaaaatatattattttcgtattttattattttatattattttagtacataatatttgaaatgtattattttagtgtttttttatataaatttagtaaaaaactctTATTTTGGTCCTTTgttcatatttttcttattttcggattttattactttcaaaaaatatattattttcgtattttattattttatattattttagtacataaagtttgaaatgtattaatttagtgtgtgtgttttttatataaatttagtaaaaaaactcttattttggccatttgttcatatttttcttattttcgaattttattactttcaaaaaatatactattttcgtattttattattttatattattttagtacataatatttgaaatgtattattttagtgtgtttttatataaatttagtaaaaacccctattttggccctttgttcgtatttttcttattttcgaattttattacttttaaaaaatatactattttcgtattttattattttatattattttagtacataatgtttgaaatgtattattttagtgtatttttataaaaatttagtaaaaaaccattattttggccctttgttcgtatttttcttattttcggattttattactttcagtaaatatactatttttgttttttatttcttttcgtattttatttttttaataaacatatttttttggtattttatttttaatactatttttgtaaaaaaaaatctcattacaacatgctaaataaatttcataaaaaatataactaatcAACATAAAATAcacttaacaaattaattaaataaaataaaataataaaacatagaatgtactaacataaataataaaacataaataataaaataataagacatagtatgtacataacataaataataaaacatagaatgtacataacataaaaattaaaattaaattatgaatgaatgaaaatatagataaatataaacataccttaatatctctttttaatcaaataatatcttgcaaaaaaataaatttaaaattaaatcaaaaccaatcacattataataataacaacaaaaataaacaaatttcttttATACCATTACTtactctattaaaaaaattacctttattttttttcctttctttttccttccctccctcttcttcttctccttctctttttctttttcctttttcttccttcTGCGCCTCCttccccttcttcttcttctcttctcttctctttttctcttttcttcttctctcatTCTTCTTTCCTGCTGTTTCATTTTGCCAC from Gossypium hirsutum isolate 1008001.06 chromosome D12, Gossypium_hirsutum_v2.1, whole genome shotgun sequence includes these protein-coding regions:
- the LOC107946110 gene encoding uncharacterized protein; this encodes MELVDDKDVETMIALYCGNESNKNAPIHLFAELANMEQNEDANAYGEEHGAQEPCMVTPISYVDSESTIGGISINLNITYDIDVVGDDGYDGSDHCDQEVDSNNDLDVDDIPNDIDDEDVNNDRNINASSVGNQMRRIMIHNNLGPHILVIDPDAVHVAEFPEYPEILPAHRLAINSDYEELFVGQRFESKEECVFAIKRYSMNITVDYKVIVSKPTVYIRECWKAAKGCNWRV
- the LOC121224141 gene encoding protein MAIN-LIKE 2-like translates to MARLINDDPHISDAANNMGSYRVLRGRVNGIGYLPDERLMPYLEQAGFWSAALIWTFDLRYDLISALVERSPPETYTFHFSCGECTVTLEDVALQLGLPIDESPITGIITFAEPTVLCYSLLGDSPDDDESNFSGLKFTWLKGNFGHLSANATEGELMCAARAYIIHIIRGVLMPDSNNNKVHIMHLPLLADLSNVRSYSWGFAVLTVLYRELCRTTKPAVVDMGGCLTLLQSWALYRMLFLASISH